The Haloplanus sp. CK5-1 genome contains a region encoding:
- a CDS encoding DMT family transporter, with the protein MSTSDAVVPPFLALAVAVVAISTSAILVRWSDAPNVVKALYRVTFTVGVLLPVVLRRGSRAAVARIGRRDGVVAVAAGAALAAHFAVWFESLDHTTVAASVTLVQAQPVFVVVGAWLLLGERVARRSAAGVAVAVVGTATLFFGTSLLAAVDPTVGDAGVDAGTGYGNALALLGAVAVAAYYLAGRSLRRRLPVVPYVTVVYAACAVVLLVVAVGQGYALFSYAPHEWVLFVAMAVGPGVLGHTVINWALGHLESHVVSVTLLGEPLGSAALAAVLLAEVPTVGTLLGGAVVLAGIYLTASGRPAQ; encoded by the coding sequence GTGTCCACGAGCGACGCCGTCGTGCCGCCGTTTCTCGCCCTCGCAGTCGCGGTGGTGGCGATCAGTACGAGCGCCATCCTCGTCCGCTGGAGCGACGCCCCGAACGTCGTCAAGGCGCTGTACCGCGTGACGTTCACCGTCGGGGTGTTGCTCCCGGTCGTCCTCCGGCGCGGGAGTCGGGCGGCGGTGGCGCGGATCGGCCGTCGGGACGGAGTGGTCGCCGTCGCCGCGGGGGCAGCACTCGCCGCACACTTCGCGGTGTGGTTCGAGAGCCTCGATCACACGACCGTCGCGGCGAGTGTCACGCTCGTCCAAGCCCAACCGGTCTTCGTCGTCGTCGGGGCGTGGCTCCTCCTCGGCGAGCGAGTCGCCCGCCGGAGCGCCGCGGGCGTGGCCGTCGCCGTCGTCGGCACGGCGACCCTGTTCTTCGGCACGTCGCTGCTCGCGGCGGTCGATCCGACGGTCGGCGACGCGGGTGTCGACGCCGGGACCGGGTACGGGAACGCGCTCGCGCTTCTCGGTGCCGTCGCCGTCGCGGCCTACTACCTCGCCGGCCGGTCGCTCCGGCGGCGGCTACCGGTGGTGCCGTACGTGACCGTCGTCTACGCCGCCTGTGCCGTCGTCCTGCTTGTGGTGGCCGTCGGCCAAGGCTACGCCCTCTTTTCGTACGCCCCCCACGAGTGGGTCCTGTTCGTCGCGATGGCGGTCGGGCCCGGCGTCCTCGGCCACACCGTCATCAACTGGGCGCTCGGCCACTTGGAGTCCCACGTCGTCAGCGTCACCCTCCTCGGCGAACCTCTGGGGAGCGCGGCGCTCGCGGCCGTCCTCCTCGCGGAGGTGCCGACGGTCGGGACGCTACTCGGCGGAGCGGTCGTCCTCGCGGGGATCTATCTCACGGCGTCGGGACGGCCCGCTCAGTGA
- a CDS encoding DUF3311 domain-containing protein translates to MTHFTRDWLWIAVFAVLVTFSVPWFLWGTATVVAGLPVWLWWHVGWMGVSAVVFALFARTGWDRLMGVDGDVGVGRGERP, encoded by the coding sequence ATGACGCACTTCACACGAGATTGGCTCTGGATAGCGGTGTTCGCCGTCCTCGTCACGTTCTCGGTGCCGTGGTTCCTCTGGGGGACTGCGACGGTGGTCGCCGGTCTCCCCGTCTGGCTCTGGTGGCACGTCGGCTGGATGGGGGTGTCGGCGGTCGTCTTCGCGTTGTTCGCACGGACCGGCTGGGATCGGCTGATGGGTGTCGACGGCGACGTCGGGGTCGGGCGGGGTGAGCGGCCGTGA
- a CDS encoding sodium:solute symporter, which translates to MTLQPLGIVVAYLLLALGVGLVAYRVGGDDAEDFYLASRTLGTLVLLFTTFATLLSAFTFFGGPNLAYSAGPEWILVMGVMDGVLFAILWYVIGYRQWLIGRARDYVTLGEMLGDRFASPALRGVVAGVSLLWLFPYVMLQQMGAGEALRGLTGGTVPYWGGAALITLFMIVYVMLAGLRGVAWTDTLQGLFMLSVLWVAVVWIVGAVGGVGAATRGMIDANPDFAALGGGLYTPQFIISSAVTIAFGVTMFPQINQRFFVARSATVLKRSFALWPVLVLLLFVPAFMLGAWASGLPIEVPEGANVLSVLLAEYTPGWFAALVVAGAMAAMMSSSDSMLLSGSSYFTRDLYRPFVSPDAGERREAWIARVGVAVFATLAFVASLSRPGTLIEVGDTAFSGFALLAPPVMIALYWEATTADGMLVGVGVPQLLYLVHVLVPAVPVDVAGTTISLLARSYGGWDVALGFMLFGAVLTVGVSLVSTPTAGEDATAFAVGSD; encoded by the coding sequence GTGACGCTCCAACCGCTCGGTATCGTCGTCGCGTACCTCCTGCTCGCGCTCGGCGTCGGGTTGGTCGCCTACCGCGTCGGTGGCGACGACGCCGAGGACTTCTATCTCGCTAGCCGGACGCTCGGCACCCTCGTTCTCCTCTTTACGACCTTCGCGACTCTCCTCTCGGCGTTTACCTTCTTCGGCGGGCCAAACCTCGCGTACAGCGCCGGCCCGGAGTGGATCCTCGTCATGGGTGTGATGGACGGTGTCCTCTTCGCCATCCTCTGGTACGTGATCGGCTACCGTCAGTGGCTCATCGGTCGCGCCCGCGACTACGTCACGCTGGGAGAGATGCTCGGTGATCGTTTCGCCTCGCCGGCGCTGCGGGGAGTGGTCGCGGGGGTCAGCCTGCTCTGGCTGTTCCCCTACGTCATGCTCCAGCAGATGGGTGCCGGCGAAGCGCTCCGCGGGCTGACCGGCGGAACCGTCCCCTACTGGGGTGGAGCCGCGCTCATCACGCTGTTCATGATCGTCTACGTGATGCTCGCGGGGCTTCGTGGCGTCGCGTGGACCGACACGCTCCAGGGACTGTTCATGCTCTCGGTGCTGTGGGTCGCGGTCGTGTGGATCGTCGGTGCGGTCGGCGGTGTCGGCGCTGCGACCCGCGGCATGATCGACGCCAACCCCGACTTCGCCGCCCTCGGCGGCGGGCTCTACACCCCACAGTTCATCATCTCCTCGGCGGTCACCATCGCCTTCGGCGTCACCATGTTCCCACAGATCAACCAGCGATTCTTCGTCGCCCGCTCCGCGACGGTGCTGAAACGCTCTTTCGCGCTCTGGCCGGTGCTCGTCCTCCTGCTTTTCGTCCCCGCGTTCATGCTCGGCGCGTGGGCGTCCGGCCTCCCCATCGAGGTACCCGAGGGGGCGAACGTCCTGTCGGTCCTGCTCGCCGAGTACACACCGGGGTGGTTCGCGGCCCTCGTCGTCGCCGGCGCGATGGCCGCCATGATGTCGTCCTCGGACTCGATGCTGCTGTCGGGGTCGTCCTATTTCACCCGGGACCTCTACCGCCCGTTCGTCAGCCCCGACGCGGGTGAGCGCCGCGAGGCGTGGATCGCCCGCGTCGGCGTCGCCGTCTTCGCCACGCTCGCCTTCGTCGCCAGCCTCTCCCGCCCCGGGACGCTCATCGAGGTCGGTGACACCGCTTTCTCCGGGTTCGCTCTGCTCGCACCCCCCGTGATGATCGCGCTCTACTGGGAGGCGACCACCGCCGACGGGATGCTCGTCGGCGTCGGCGTCCCTCAACTCCTGTATCTCGTCCACGTCCTCGTCCCCGCCGTCCCCGTCGACGTGGCCGGAACGACCATCTCCCTCCTCGCCAGAAGTTACGGTGGGTGGGACGTCGCTCTCGGCTTCATGCTTTTCGGGGCCGTCCTCACCGTCGGCGTCTCCCTCGTCTCGACGCCGACGGCCGGCGAGGACGCGACGGCCTTTGCCGTCGGCAGCGACTGA